The following proteins are co-located in the Desulfoscipio sp. XC116 genome:
- a CDS encoding tyrosine-type recombinase/integrase: MTKLETVINTLLQQLKFELANETWESRRRYFNQMLKCANSLGITEPCAELYDTFIRDDNGSTERHALHVRCVRLVDALACTQAQDEYGIPFNEPPMPDDAKVHEFFQGREFPIAADVRIDHLIVKAEIEMKYLNLTDSTIGQYKHSWMDIRRYFYDAGILGYDETLMKCFIQEINNLRNSGSMKEWKWKINRKAARVLMEVANTGCFLWGMINRDANCNSLETESIRSQYLVSLEQRNLSKSTIDLHDYVFRKTVEFTEIETLKDLLSLTPEKIHLVITKFACICNRRSMATILPILRSLLAFFFTVGLIKKDLSGLVMGGFVQRGSVAAYISEKDQTELVAYLARESKRTKAVILLAMNLGLRDCDICNLTFQAIDWRNDKIRLIQKKTGEPLVLPLLPDVGNALMDYILNERPKRADHYPYIFLRKQAPHNKLTSVYSICSGLLGCLGIKPVNGTATGVHLFRYSMVHRLLAAKVPHQVITDVLGHTSKESDKPYLSMEESMLRMCALNLSVIGRVSWRGGASDD, encoded by the coding sequence ATGACAAAACTAGAAACTGTCATCAATACCCTTTTGCAGCAGTTGAAATTTGAACTTGCCAATGAAACTTGGGAGTCTAGACGTCGTTATTTCAACCAAATGCTAAAGTGTGCTAATTCACTTGGCATTACGGAACCGTGCGCGGAGCTGTATGATACATTCATTAGAGATGACAATGGTTCGACGGAACGCCACGCACTGCATGTTCGCTGCGTAAGACTGGTTGACGCATTAGCATGTACACAAGCCCAAGATGAATACGGCATACCGTTCAACGAACCACCCATGCCGGATGATGCAAAAGTTCATGAGTTTTTTCAGGGCCGAGAGTTCCCAATAGCAGCAGACGTGCGTATTGATCACCTCATTGTCAAGGCTGAGATTGAAATGAAATACCTCAATCTCACGGATTCTACTATCGGGCAATACAAGCATTCCTGGATGGACATACGACGCTATTTTTATGATGCTGGTATTCTTGGATATGATGAAACATTGATGAAATGCTTCATCCAAGAAATAAACAACTTACGTAATAGTGGATCCATGAAGGAATGGAAGTGGAAAATTAACCGTAAGGCGGCACGTGTCCTGATGGAAGTTGCAAATACAGGGTGCTTCCTGTGGGGAATGATCAACCGAGATGCCAACTGCAACAGCTTAGAGACAGAATCTATTCGTTCACAGTACCTTGTATCGTTGGAACAGCGTAATCTCAGCAAATCCACAATCGACCTGCACGATTATGTATTCCGAAAAACCGTGGAGTTCACCGAGATAGAAACTCTAAAGGATTTACTATCTCTAACACCCGAAAAGATCCATCTTGTCATTACAAAATTTGCATGCATCTGCAATAGGCGGAGCATGGCAACTATACTTCCAATCCTGCGTTCACTGTTGGCGTTTTTTTTTACAGTTGGCCTGATCAAAAAGGATTTGTCCGGCCTTGTAATGGGAGGTTTTGTACAGCGGGGCTCGGTTGCCGCATATATTTCTGAAAAGGATCAGACAGAACTGGTTGCATATCTGGCTAGAGAGTCTAAACGCACAAAAGCAGTAATTCTTCTTGCCATGAATTTGGGATTGCGTGATTGTGATATCTGCAATCTCACTTTTCAGGCGATTGACTGGCGAAATGATAAAATCAGGCTGATCCAGAAAAAGACAGGTGAACCTCTCGTACTACCATTGCTCCCGGATGTAGGCAACGCACTAATGGATTACATTCTGAATGAGAGACCGAAACGAGCTGACCATTACCCCTATATATTCTTACGGAAACAGGCGCCTCACAATAAACTGACTTCAGTTTACTCAATCTGTTCCGGACTGCTTGGTTGCCTGGGGATTAAGCCGGTAAACGGTACTGCTACGGGCGTGCACCTTTTTCGGTATTCCATGGTACATAGACTTCTTGCAGCTAAAGTACCTCACCAAGTCATTACTGATGTGCTTGGACATACCTCAAAGGAATCCGACAAGCCTTATCTGTCCATGGAGGAATCCATGCTCCGGATGTGTGCTCTGAATCTATCCGTCATAGGCAGGGTTTCATGGAGGGGTGGTGCTTCTGATGACTGA
- a CDS encoding transposase, with protein MTKYREILRLTSLGFTQRNIMQSCNVAQKTVVKVQHRAKELNLAWPLDELMTDKALKDLMFPKAGKDIRTKRMPNLTYIRKELFRNGVSKKLLWTEYMEDCRLNGQEPLMYSQFCYYIQQDEQKRRATMHINRKPGEQVEVDWAGDPAHIIDPDTSEIIKAYIFVGVMTYSQYTYAEAFINEKQQAWISAHIHMYQYFNGVAKILVPDNAKTAVVHNGGWYNQQLNAVYHEMAEHYSTAIIPARVCHPKDYSQNGIIFKISKTA; from the coding sequence ATGACCAAGTATCGAGAAATCCTAAGGCTAACCAGTCTTGGATTCACCCAGCGCAACATCATGCAAAGCTGCAATGTTGCACAGAAAACTGTTGTCAAAGTCCAGCATCGTGCAAAAGAATTAAATCTTGCATGGCCATTGGACGAACTCATGACGGATAAGGCTTTAAAAGATTTGATGTTTCCTAAAGCAGGCAAAGACATTAGAACCAAAAGGATGCCAAATCTAACCTACATCCGCAAAGAACTATTCCGTAATGGGGTCAGCAAAAAGCTCCTGTGGACAGAATACATGGAGGATTGCCGCCTGAACGGCCAAGAACCACTCATGTATTCGCAGTTCTGCTATTACATCCAGCAGGACGAGCAGAAACGCCGTGCTACCATGCACATCAACCGCAAACCAGGGGAACAAGTTGAGGTTGACTGGGCGGGAGATCCAGCACACATCATTGATCCGGATACCAGTGAAATCATCAAAGCCTACATCTTTGTCGGTGTTATGACCTACAGCCAGTATACCTACGCGGAAGCATTCATCAATGAAAAGCAGCAGGCATGGATCAGTGCCCATATCCACATGTACCAGTATTTCAACGGTGTGGCAAAAATCCTAGTACCCGACAACGCAAAAACGGCCGTGGTACATAATGGCGGATGGTATAATCAGCAGCTAAATGCCGTCTACCATGAGATGGCTGAACACTACAGCACAGCCATTATACCTGCAAGGGTTTGCCACCCCAAAGATTATTCTCAAAATGGTATTATCTTTAAAATCAGCAAAACTGCTTAA